The following is a genomic window from Malus sylvestris chromosome 12, drMalSylv7.2, whole genome shotgun sequence.
CAAGCCGGTGGGAGGGATGTCACAGACAGTTGACTTGACATTGTGGGGAATCCATTCCACAAAGTACGAGGAGTTCTTGTTCTGGACATTGATCATCTGTTCATCAACCTCCTTAGTGCTCATTTTACCCCTGAACATGGCAGAGGCGGTCAGATACCGACCATGACGAGGGTCAGCTGCGCACATCATGTTCTTTGAATCCCACATTTGCTGTGTGAGCTCAGGCACTGTGAGAGATCTATACTGCTGTGAACCGCGTGACGTCAAAGGAGCAAAACCCACCATGAAGAAGTGGAGACGAGGGAAGGGGATGAGATTGACAGCAAGCTTCCGGAGATCAGAGTTCAACTGACCAGGGAACCTCAAACAGCATGTGACACCAGACATGGTTGCAGAAATCAAATGGTTCAAATCTCCAACTGCATAAACATTACAATCAGTAAACTGTATCTAAAAACAAACCAAATCAAAGTATTAGTGCAATCAACTGAGGAAAACTTACAGCTTGGGGTGCTGAGCTTGAGTGTGCGGAAGCAAATGTCGTAAAGGGCTTCGTTATCAAGGACCATACACTCATCCGCGTTCTCAACCAGCTGGTGCACAGACAGGGTTGCATTGTAGGGCTCAACAACTGTGTCTGAGACCTTAGGGGAGGGGAAGACCGAGAAAGTGAGCATCATCCGATCTGGGTATTCCTCTCTGATCTTTGAAATCAACAGAGTACCCATGCCAGACCCAGTACCTCCTCCTAGAGAATGGCAGACCTGAAACCCTGCAATTCCAAACAAAACCAACCTGAATTACATGAACccataaaccaaaacaaatgAAGTAACAAGTCACTGTGGAAACTTATCAAATACCTTGCGGCAATTCAGAACAAAGCAAATGGAATAGTAACATATCACTGaggaaatttatcaaacacCTCACAGGCAATCACAACACTCCATGGCCAGagaaaaccaaacaaacaaaacgaTAAGAAAACACTGAGGAAATTTATGAAACACCTCGCAGGCAATCACAACACTCCATGGACACATAAAACCAAACAACCGAAACGATAACAATACACTcaggaaatttatcaaacacCTTGCAGGAAATCACAATTCTCTATAGACACCTATAACAGTAGAATATGGAACTTTATCAAACACCTTCCAAGCAATCACAATTCTCCGTTGACGcatttaacaaaacaaaagaaataatagCAGGGCATCAGAGATATCATCGAACACCTTACACGCAATTATAATTCCACAcgaaatcgtaaaaaaaaactcaataaacaaataaaagattaggAAATTAGACAAATACCTTGCAGGCAATCACAATTCTCAGCCTCCTTGCGAACCACATCGAGAACAGAATCGATCAACTCCGCGCCCTCGGTGTAGTGACCCTTCGCCCAGTTGTTTCCGGCACCAGACTGGCCGAAAACGAAGTTATCAGGCCTGAATATCTGACCGTAGGGTCCAGATCTGACGCTGTCCATGGTCCCAGGCTCAAGGTCCATGAGCACAGCCCTCGGCACGTACCTCCCGCAACTGGCTTCGTTGTAGTAGACATTGATCCTCTCAAGCTGGAGCTCCGCGTCTCCCTCGTACCTTCCGGTGCCGTCGATGCCGTGCTCGGCGCAGACCACCTCCCAGAACTTGGCGCCGATCTGGTTGCCGCACTGGCCTCCCTGGATATGAAGAATCTCACGCATTTTTTGGTTGAAAAGGGGATGAAAAGTCGGAAaggggttagggttagggtttggggtCTCTCTGAGAAAatcgcagagagagagagagacggatGAGAGAGAGGTGTGGGGACGGAGAGAGAGgattttatagaaaagtaggTTTTTTTGGGTCGTAACGGTTGGATTTGAATGGAGAAGCGGGATTTTTTGTTTGAATGGGTTGGAGATGAGTTGTGATATTTTTTTGGGGATTGGAAATGGACGGTTCCGATTGGTTTGGAGCCTCtgtttg
Proteins encoded in this region:
- the LOC126593187 gene encoding tubulin beta chain-like, whose translation is MREILHIQGGQCGNQIGAKFWEVVCAEHGIDGTGRYEGDAELQLERINVYYNEASCGRYVPRAVLMDLEPGTMDSVRSGPYGQIFRPDNFVFGQSGAGNNWAKGHYTEGAELIDSVLDVVRKEAENCDCLQGFQVCHSLGGGTGSGMGTLLISKIREEYPDRMMLTFSVFPSPKVSDTVVEPYNATLSVHQLVENADECMVLDNEALYDICFRTLKLSTPSFGDLNHLISATMSGVTCCLRFPGQLNSDLRKLAVNLIPFPRLHFFMVGFAPLTSRGSQQYRSLTVPELTQQMWDSKNMMCAADPRHGRYLTASAMFRGKMSTKEVDEQMINVQNKNSSYFVEWIPHNVKSTVCDIPPTGLQMASTFIGNSTSIQEMFRRVSEQFTAMFRRKAFLHWYTGEGMDEMEFTEAESNMNDLVSEYQQYQDATAEEDEYYEDEEEEAQEEM